In Piliocolobus tephrosceles isolate RC106 chromosome 6, ASM277652v3, whole genome shotgun sequence, the following are encoded in one genomic region:
- the LOC111548376 gene encoding histone-lysine N-methyltransferase SETMAR translates to MTMEMMLDKKQIQVIFLFKFKMGHKAAETARSVTNAFGPGIANKGTVQWWFKKFCKGDKSLEDEERSGQPSKVGNDQLRAIIEAGPLTATLEVAEELNIDHPTVIRHSKQIRRV, encoded by the coding sequence actatggaaatgatgttagacaaaaagcaaattcaagtgattttcttgttcaagttcaaaatgggtcataaagcAGCAGAGACAGCTCGCAGTGTCACCAATGCATTTGGCCCAGGAATTGCTAACAAaggtacagtgcagtggtggttcaagaagttttgcaaaggagacaagagccttgaagatgaggagcgTAGTGGCCAGCCATCGAAAGTTGGCAACGACCAGTTGAGAGCAATCATCGAAGCTGGTCCTCTTACAGCAACACTAGAAGTTGCCGAAGAACTCAACATCGACCATCCTACAGTCATTCGGCATTCGAAGCAAATTAGAAGGGTGTAA